Proteins encoded by one window of Amaranthus tricolor cultivar Red isolate AtriRed21 chromosome 4, ASM2621246v1, whole genome shotgun sequence:
- the LOC130811081 gene encoding probable histone H2A variant 2 — protein MAEERVPESKMATKRNNRVLKDIKVKATRAVVEDAYHIAKRGTISTKNVEESLELARNAARDNKNRIIPRHVILAVRNDDELGKLLAGVTIAHGEKSVQEAVTELAAIYDGREWETDKGIYIV, from the exons ATGGCTGAAGAGAGGGTACCAGAGTCTAAAATGGCTACGAAGAGAAATAATAGAGTTTTGAAAGATATTAAG GTTAAAGCGACTAGAGCAGTTGTAGAAGATGCATACCACATTGCCAAAAGAG GAACCATTTCAACTAAGAACGTAGAGGAATCG TTGGAGTTGGCTAGAAACGCTGCAAGAGACAACAAGAACAGAATCATCCCAAGGCATGTAATACTTGCTGTGAGGAACGATGATGAGTTGGGAAAACTTCTTGCAGGAGTAACAATTGCTCATGGAGAGAAGAGTGTGCAAGAAGCAGTAACGGAACTGGCAGCTATATATGATGGGAGAGAATGGGAAACTGATAAGGGAATTTACATTGTCTAA
- the LOC130810188 gene encoding protein TIC 20, chloroplastic-like, with translation MAIEQQIYQRDKEIGVRYTGFVATLGNMQVMKNAVKEIERMEGDENNLIWIPAGEVSEGNGGKRIREFGKAIACFYAPVGYPHSRPVHICIGVPDTYSFPLKDTFSSLRIKHSSWNNQQNHRNFSIDHPFSPLRRGSYVPKASKDKRFNFPAYPPMTEKPKWWWRSLACLPYLHNFLDQQTWRYAHPSNNPSPFLKNFNELALPLLRSMDKLPQLFEIFYPILLYFWIVRRKEWPHFYRFHIMNAILVGSLAQVIGLSSGWFPKRIYPPNFWCFATFLFLVLVSECIRCALCGEYPNIPFVKDAALIHSDLKIR, from the exons ATGGCGATAGAACAACAAATCTATCAGAGAGATAAAGAAATAGGAGTAAGATACACTGGTTTCGTTGCAACTCTTGGAAATATGCAAGTCATGAAAAATGCCGTTA AGGAAATAGAGAGAATGGAAGGAGATGAAAATAACCTTATTTGGATACCAGCAGGGGAAGTGAGCGAGGGAAATGGAGGAAAGAGAATTCGAGAAT TCGGCAAAGCAATAGCATGCTTCTATGCCCCAGTTGGTTACCCACATAGTAGGCCTGTTCATATATGTATAGGCGTTCCTGATACATATTCTTTTCCTTTAAAAGATACGTTTTCAAGCCTACGTATTAAGC ATTCATCATGGAACAACCAACAGAATCATCGCAACTTTTCGATCGATCATCCATTCTCCCCTTTGAGAAGAGGCTCTTATGTACCAAAGGCatcaaaagataaaagattCAACTTTCCAGCATACCCTCCTATGACAGAGAAGCCAAAATGGTGGTGGAGGTCGTTAGCATGTCTGCCATATTTACACAATTTCTTGGATCAACAAACTTGGCGCTATGCTCACCCTTCTAATAATCCCTCACCATTCCTCAAAAACTTCAACGAACTTGCATTGCCATTGCTAAGGTCCATGGACAAGCTTCCACAGTTATTCGAAATCTTTTACCCTATATTGCTTTACTTCTGGATAGTAAGGCGGAAAGAGTGGCCTCATTTCTACAGATTCCATATCATGAACGCAATATTAGTTGGAAGTTTGGCGCAGGTCATTGGCTTATCTAGTGGTTGGTTTCCCAAGAGAATTTACCCTCCAAATTTTTGGTGTTTTGCCACTTTCCTGTTTTTGGTTTTAGTGTCTGAGTGCATTAGGTGTGCTCTTTGTGGCGAATATCCCAATATCCCTTTTGTCAAAGATGCTGCTCTCATCCATTCGGATctcaaaataagatga